Genomic segment of Psychrobacter sanguinis:
AAAAATATACTCAGTCACAACTTCTAATAATAAGGACTGCCCTATGGCGTACTGTTTACAATGCGGTCACCAAGCGGAACATAAGATTCCAGAGGGGGATCATAAACCTCGTTTGGTTTGCCCCAATTGTCATTATATTCATTATGAAAACCCTAAAGTTATTTGCGGTGCCATTGTCATTCATGAAGGCAAAGTACTGCTTTGCCGCCGTGCTATCGAACCTAGATACGGTTATTGGACCTTACCTGCCGGCTTTATGGAAATCGGTGAGACTATGGCAGAAGGCGCCGCCCGTGAAACAGTAGAAGAAGCAGATGCGGTGGCTATTCATCCTCACCTTTATTGCTTATATGACATCCCTGACATTGGTCAAATTTATATTCTCTACCTCACTGAGCTACAGGATGGTAAATATAATGTTGGTCCAGAAAGCTTAGAGTGTGCTTTATTTGAAGAACAAGATATCCCTTGGGAAGAGATTGCATTCGAGGCAGTTAAACGCACCTTAAAGCACTACTTTAATGACCGTAAAACCATCACAGACCATGCTAAGTTTCCGATTCATGAAGAGAGTATCTCTAAAGATAAGAGTATCAAACGCTATTAGCCGCGTTAGCAGACTATAGAACAATATTAGCTAGCTGCTATTGACCTGTAATATCTGCTAACCCTATCTGGAAACTATTGCCAATGACTTTGCCTGGGCTTCAGTACTTAATAAAAGCTTTTAACTATGAGTATGGATACCGAGCACTGGACATTGGCAGGTTATTGGCAGT
This window contains:
- a CDS encoding NUDIX hydrolase; amino-acid sequence: MAYCLQCGHQAEHKIPEGDHKPRLVCPNCHYIHYENPKVICGAIVIHEGKVLLCRRAIEPRYGYWTLPAGFMEIGETMAEGAARETVEEADAVAIHPHLYCLYDIPDIGQIYILYLTELQDGKYNVGPESLECALFEEQDIPWEEIAFEAVKRTLKHYFNDRKTITDHAKFPIHEESISKDKSIKRY